A single region of the Stenotrophomonas sp. Marseille-Q4652 genome encodes:
- a CDS encoding pyruvate, water dikinase regulatory protein: MSAVRPVFYVSDGTGITAETIGHSLLTQFTGFSFVTDRLSFIDDPDKAREACQRIQAAAERYQVRPIVISSCVDPGQTQILVESGALILDVFAPFIGPLEAELNASRLAKVGQAHGMVDFETYHRRINAMNFALSHDDGVAVTYDDADVILVAVSRAGKTPTCIYLALHYGVRAANYPLTDEDLEHDRLPPRLRPYRNKLFGLTIDPERLQQIRQERRPNSRYAALETCKREVAAAETMFRMERIPTLSTTHTSIEEISSKVLGTLGLQREMF, encoded by the coding sequence ATGTCGGCAGTCCGGCCGGTTTTTTACGTCTCCGATGGCACCGGTATCACCGCCGAAACGATCGGCCACAGCCTGCTGACCCAGTTCACGGGTTTCAGCTTCGTCACCGACCGCCTGTCCTTTATTGACGACCCGGACAAGGCCCGCGAGGCCTGCCAGCGCATCCAGGCCGCGGCAGAGCGCTACCAGGTCCGTCCGATCGTGATCAGCTCCTGCGTCGATCCGGGCCAGACCCAGATCCTGGTCGAGAGCGGCGCGCTGATCCTGGACGTGTTTGCCCCGTTCATCGGGCCGCTGGAAGCCGAGCTCAACGCTTCGCGCCTGGCCAAGGTGGGCCAGGCCCACGGCATGGTCGACTTCGAGACCTACCACCGCCGCATCAATGCGATGAACTTTGCGTTGTCCCACGACGATGGCGTGGCAGTGACGTATGACGATGCCGACGTGATCCTGGTGGCGGTGTCGCGCGCGGGCAAGACTCCGACCTGCATCTACCTGGCGCTGCATTACGGGGTGCGCGCGGCGAACTACCCGCTGACCGATGAAGACCTCGAGCATGACCGCCTGCCGCCGCGCCTGCGTCCTTACCGGAACAAACTGTTTGGGCTGACGATCGATCCGGAGCGCCTGCAGCAGATACGCCAGGAACGCCGTCCCAATTCGCGCTACGCCGCGCTCGAGACCTGCAAGCGCGAGGTGGCCGCGGCCGAGACCATGTTCCGCATGGAGCGCATCCCGACGCTGAGCACCACCCACACCTCGATCGAGGAAATCTCCAGCAAGGTGCTGGGAACGCTCGGCCTGCAGCGCGAGATGTTCTGA
- a CDS encoding DUF1249 domain-containing protein has product MSSLIPRRGRIPHLSRLGWLMGLYAENHGRLDRLFAPGRLAKGSYSSSVGDGLDVRLDVIECHRYTLELRLTYDLCDPVTGEPDPSAYLRMYRDARQVETTHCYVGRRWQDVVGMYPPPRELISHRMRMNTFLGKWLEYLADRGHGLHTLVASDVDTPAVPAPLVSVR; this is encoded by the coding sequence ATGTCATCGCTCATTCCACGTCGTGGTCGCATCCCGCACCTGAGCCGTCTCGGCTGGCTGATGGGGTTGTACGCCGAAAACCACGGGCGGCTGGACCGCCTGTTCGCCCCGGGCCGGCTGGCCAAGGGCAGCTATTCGTCCTCGGTCGGCGATGGCCTGGACGTCCGCCTGGACGTGATCGAGTGTCATCGCTACACGCTGGAGCTGCGCCTGACCTACGATCTGTGCGACCCGGTGACCGGCGAGCCGGATCCTTCGGCCTACCTGCGCATGTACCGCGATGCACGCCAGGTCGAAACCACGCACTGCTATGTCGGCCGTCGCTGGCAGGACGTGGTCGGCATGTACCCTCCGCCGCGCGAGCTGATCAGCCACCGCATGCGCATGAACACCTTCCTGGGCAAGTGGCTGGAATACCTGGCCGACCGCGGCCATGGCCTGCACACGCTGGTCGCTTCCGACGTGGATACCCCGGCGGTGCCGGCGCCGCTGGTGTCCGTGCGCTGA
- a CDS encoding 8-oxo-dGTP diphosphatase, translated as MPYTPIMATLGYVLSPDGTQALMIHRNIRAGDIHLGKYNGLGGKMEPGEDALACMHREIREEAGIECGRTRLRGTISWPGFGKGGEDWFAFVFVIDDFTGTPLEVNPEGTLEWVPLDRLESLPLWEGDRHFLPLVFDADPRPFHGVMPYRDGRMQSWNYTRV; from the coding sequence ATGCCTTACACCCCGATCATGGCCACCCTTGGCTACGTGCTGTCGCCCGACGGCACCCAGGCCCTGATGATCCATCGCAACATCCGCGCCGGTGACATCCACCTGGGCAAGTACAACGGACTGGGCGGGAAGATGGAGCCGGGGGAGGATGCGCTGGCCTGCATGCACCGCGAGATCCGCGAGGAAGCCGGCATCGAGTGCGGGCGCACGCGGCTGCGCGGCACCATCAGCTGGCCGGGCTTCGGCAAGGGCGGGGAGGACTGGTTCGCCTTCGTGTTCGTGATCGACGACTTCACCGGCACGCCGCTGGAGGTCAACCCGGAAGGCACGCTGGAATGGGTGCCGCTGGACCGTCTGGAGAGCCTTCCGTTGTGGGAGGGCGACCGCCACTTCCTGCCGCTGGTGTTCGATGCCGATCCGCGTCCGTTCCACGGGGTGATGCCTTACCGCGACGGGCGCATGCAGTCGTGGAACTACACCCGGGTCTGA
- a CDS encoding CDP-alcohol phosphatidyltransferase family protein: protein MKRHFSMLRDFQLADWFTLGNAFCGTGAVFAAMRFLQDGQRGFLLFGMALIPLAFVLDALDGRVARWRKSSSTLGRELDSLSDVISFGVAPAALAYACGMQGGWDWLVLSYFVCCGVSRLARYNVTAEAIAGEADKVPYFEGTPIPTSLLLVVVLAVAAANGAIGGALWLGQWQLGPWQLHPMVLLFALSGSLMISKTLRVPKP, encoded by the coding sequence ATGAAACGTCATTTCTCGATGCTGCGTGACTTCCAGCTTGCCGACTGGTTCACCCTGGGCAATGCCTTCTGCGGTACCGGCGCGGTGTTTGCGGCGATGCGTTTCCTCCAGGACGGGCAGCGTGGCTTCCTGCTGTTCGGCATGGCCTTGATCCCGCTGGCCTTCGTGCTCGATGCGCTGGATGGGCGCGTGGCCCGCTGGCGCAAGTCCTCGTCCACCCTGGGTCGCGAGCTGGACTCGCTGTCGGACGTGATCTCCTTCGGTGTCGCGCCCGCCGCGCTGGCCTATGCCTGCGGCATGCAGGGCGGCTGGGACTGGCTTGTGCTGAGCTACTTCGTCTGTTGCGGCGTCAGCCGCCTGGCGCGCTACAACGTCACCGCCGAGGCGATTGCCGGCGAGGCCGACAAGGTGCCGTATTTCGAGGGCACGCCCATCCCGACCAGCCTGCTGCTGGTGGTGGTGCTGGCTGTGGCGGCCGCCAACGGCGCGATCGGTGGTGCGCTGTGGCTGGGGCAGTGGCAGCTCGGCCCGTGGCAGCTGCATCCGATGGTGCTGCTGTTTGCGCTGTCCGGCTCGCTGATGATCAGCAAGACGCTGCGCGTTCCCAAGCCCTGA
- the phaE gene encoding class III poly(R)-hydroxyalkanoic acid synthase subunit PhaE: MTTSGDETGGFEALARQYFNAWGDALRHAVNPQGGKAAPGDGAPSWQQAIDWWTQLLPPDEGTTRDDVVHRFREQAGSWYGTMQEVAARFAGRDASSADVASAWREAVNAKGDAMLHWMLDAARGGARTGVDWSPFMGGAAGNPGILSNPWLHVPGFGPSREHQARWQALLKAQQEYQARSQAYVQQVRTALDDAFVLFEQRLGQHQDPGSQLTSARALFDLWIEVAEEAYARVAMSEQFQQVYAEMGNAQMRLKAGMQREVERQSEMLGLPTRTEMDAAHRRIAELERQVRRLMQASTGDRPAAPTATAGVYPRSKPPAKAAPRASKSAPARTATKVATKAAGKRVSKTATKTATRPGPTRAAPKPGRSR; this comes from the coding sequence ATGACGACGTCAGGCGATGAAACAGGTGGATTCGAGGCCCTGGCGCGCCAGTATTTCAATGCCTGGGGCGATGCACTCCGGCATGCGGTGAACCCGCAGGGTGGCAAGGCTGCGCCAGGGGACGGCGCACCCTCGTGGCAGCAGGCCATCGACTGGTGGACCCAGCTGCTCCCGCCCGACGAGGGCACGACCCGTGACGACGTCGTCCACCGCTTCCGCGAACAGGCCGGCAGCTGGTACGGGACCATGCAGGAAGTGGCCGCGCGCTTTGCCGGCCGAGATGCCAGCAGTGCCGACGTGGCCTCGGCATGGCGCGAGGCGGTCAATGCCAAGGGCGATGCGATGCTGCACTGGATGCTGGACGCCGCCCGCGGCGGTGCCCGCACCGGCGTCGACTGGTCTCCCTTCATGGGCGGCGCGGCGGGCAACCCGGGCATCCTTTCCAATCCCTGGCTGCACGTGCCCGGCTTCGGCCCGTCGCGCGAACACCAGGCGCGATGGCAGGCCCTGCTCAAGGCGCAGCAGGAGTACCAGGCCCGCTCGCAGGCCTACGTGCAGCAGGTCCGCACGGCGCTGGACGATGCCTTCGTGCTGTTCGAGCAGCGCCTGGGCCAGCACCAGGACCCGGGCAGCCAGCTGACCAGCGCCCGCGCCCTGTTCGACCTGTGGATCGAGGTGGCCGAGGAGGCCTACGCACGGGTCGCGATGTCCGAGCAGTTCCAGCAGGTGTATGCCGAAATGGGCAACGCGCAGATGCGGCTCAAGGCCGGCATGCAGCGCGAGGTCGAGCGCCAGTCGGAAATGCTCGGCCTGCCCACGCGCACGGAGATGGACGCAGCCCACCGCCGCATCGCCGAGCTGGAACGGCAGGTGCGCCGGCTGATGCAGGCCAGTACCGGAGACAGGCCTGCGGCACCCACGGCAACCGCCGGGGTGTACCCGCGCAGCAAACCGCCCGCCAAGGCAGCCCCACGCGCCAGCAAGTCCGCGCCGGCCCGCACGGCGACTAAGGTGGCGACCAAGGCCGCCGGCAAGCGGGTCTCGAAGACCGCGACAAAGACCGCGACCAGGCCCGGCCCGACCCGCGCCGCCCCCAAGCCCGGTAGATCGCGATGA
- a CDS encoding class III poly(R)-hydroxyalkanoic acid synthase subunit PhaC, translated as MKGPLGFSPEDLLQEAMTMQRKLMDGLKVLPGIDDVDYGVTERQAVWSDGKVTLYRFVGEKPATARVPLLIVYALVNRPYMVDLQADRSLVQKLLDLGQDVYVLDWGYPDRSERFQTLEDYLLRYVDGAVDHLRKAHGLPAIDLLGICQGGVFSLCYAALRRSKVRNLITMVTPVDFHTADNMLAHWARGVDVDLFVDTLGNIPADLMNASYLMLKPFRLNVQKYVGLLDILDDKQALEDFLRMEKWIFDSPDLAGEAFREFIKQFYQGNGLVNGSVRIGEEAVDLRKVDMPVLNIYAEQDHLVPPAASRALAGLVGSKDYTETAFRGGHIGIYVSGRAQREVPAAIDSWLKAREG; from the coding sequence ATGAAAGGGCCGCTGGGTTTCAGCCCGGAGGACCTGCTGCAGGAGGCCATGACCATGCAGCGCAAGCTGATGGATGGCCTTAAGGTGCTGCCGGGCATCGATGACGTGGACTACGGCGTAACCGAGCGGCAGGCGGTGTGGAGCGACGGCAAGGTCACCCTGTACCGCTTCGTCGGGGAGAAGCCGGCCACCGCGCGGGTGCCGCTGCTGATCGTCTACGCACTGGTCAACCGGCCGTACATGGTCGACCTGCAGGCCGACCGCTCGCTGGTGCAGAAACTGCTCGATCTGGGGCAGGACGTGTACGTACTGGACTGGGGCTATCCCGACCGCTCCGAGCGCTTTCAGACACTGGAGGACTACCTGCTGCGCTACGTCGACGGCGCCGTCGACCACCTGCGCAAGGCGCACGGGCTGCCGGCGATCGACCTGCTGGGCATCTGCCAAGGCGGGGTGTTCTCGCTGTGCTATGCCGCGCTGCGCCGGTCCAAGGTCCGCAACCTCATCACCATGGTCACGCCGGTGGATTTCCACACCGCGGACAACATGCTCGCGCACTGGGCGCGCGGCGTGGATGTGGACCTGTTCGTCGATACGCTGGGCAACATCCCGGCCGACCTGATGAATGCCAGCTACCTGATGCTCAAGCCGTTCCGGCTCAACGTGCAGAAGTACGTCGGCCTGCTGGACATCCTCGATGACAAGCAGGCGCTGGAGGATTTCCTGCGCATGGAGAAATGGATCTTCGATTCGCCCGACCTGGCCGGCGAAGCCTTCCGTGAGTTCATCAAGCAGTTCTACCAGGGCAATGGCCTGGTCAACGGCAGCGTGCGCATTGGCGAGGAGGCGGTGGACCTGCGCAAGGTCGACATGCCGGTGCTCAACATCTACGCCGAACAGGACCATCTTGTCCCGCCGGCTGCCTCCAGGGCGCTGGCAGGGCTGGTAGGCAGCAAGGACTACACCGAGACCGCGTTCCGGGGAGGGCACATCGGCATTTACGTATCCGGTCGCGCCCAGCGCGAGGTGCCGGCGGCCATCGACAGCTGGCTCAAGGCCCGCGAGGGGTGA